From the Pedobacter cryoconitis genome, one window contains:
- a CDS encoding glycoside hydrolase family 76 protein: MNRNIKLLAMIAIGAGAVFTSCKKDKVVMEPAALNALNNKSNLSSQAAATLPTKAEALLAMQVYNNHFYNQYGTYGPSFKAYYWKDDNHTGRMDFWTQQEAIETLIDAYNINPSVDLKNKISYLYNGVRDGYGLLWTNNIYNDDIVWGALMCIRAFKITNDGGMLDMAKNNFNMMWNRAWDTQTLGGGLWWTTNNQTKNTCVNAPAVICAMLLYQATGDVTYMTKAKQIMDWMVIKLYDSSTGEVKGAINTSGTITEGALSYTQGTFIGACDLLRSYYPASNYLAMGLKAMDYARSSMCDNSGGILKDENGIADTQGMKSIFARWATIFVKNTGTASNYGPWLDANAAQAWSIRNSQGLMWNIWGTRTPESVRNAFETTCGVAMMNGIYNYH, translated from the coding sequence ATGAACAGGAACATTAAACTTCTGGCTATGATCGCCATAGGAGCAGGTGCCGTATTTACAAGCTGTAAAAAAGATAAAGTCGTCATGGAGCCGGCTGCACTCAACGCGCTTAATAACAAATCTAATTTATCCAGCCAAGCTGCTGCCACGCTCCCTACAAAAGCCGAAGCTTTACTGGCCATGCAGGTATATAACAATCATTTTTACAATCAGTACGGTACCTATGGCCCCTCGTTTAAAGCGTATTATTGGAAAGACGATAACCATACAGGCAGAATGGATTTCTGGACGCAGCAAGAAGCTATAGAAACCCTAATTGACGCTTACAACATCAATCCAAGTGTAGATCTCAAAAATAAAATTTCTTATTTATATAATGGGGTAAGAGACGGGTACGGATTGCTTTGGACTAACAATATTTATAATGATGATATTGTTTGGGGAGCATTAATGTGCATAAGGGCATTCAAGATTACCAACGATGGCGGAATGCTAGACATGGCAAAAAACAACTTTAACATGATGTGGAACCGTGCCTGGGATACCCAGACTTTGGGTGGCGGACTCTGGTGGACAACTAACAATCAGACTAAAAACACCTGCGTTAATGCTCCAGCCGTAATTTGCGCGATGCTTTTATATCAGGCAACCGGTGATGTTACGTATATGACTAAAGCAAAGCAAATTATGGATTGGATGGTCATCAAGCTTTACGATTCATCTACTGGCGAGGTTAAAGGAGCCATCAACACTTCAGGAACTATTACAGAAGGAGCACTTTCTTACACTCAGGGTACTTTTATTGGTGCATGTGATCTTTTACGTTCCTATTATCCGGCAAGTAACTACCTGGCGATGGGTTTAAAGGCAATGGATTATGCCCGTAGCAGCATGTGCGACAATTCCGGAGGAATTTTGAAAGATGAAAATGGTATTGCCGACACGCAGGGAATGAAAAGTATTTTCGCACGCTGGGCCACAATCTTTGTAAAAAACACCGGTACGGCAAGTAACTACGGGCCCTGGCTTGACGCTAATGCAGCTCAAGCGTGGTCTATTCGAAATTCCCAGGGTTTGATGTGGAACATATGGGGAACCCGAACGCCGGAGAGCGTACGCAATGCTTTTGAAACCACTTGCGGCGTGGCAATGATGAACGGTATTTACAACTATCACTAA